A region of the Gemmobacter fulvus genome:
CCCAGCAGCAAGGCCCCTAACGACGGCCCTGCCGCCGTGGCCAGAATGGGGGCGACGGCCACGGCCCCCGAAATCGCGCCAAAGCCGCGCCGCCCCAGCTTTTCCGCCAGCAACACCGGGCGCAGGATCGACAGCAGCCCCGCCCCGGCCCCCTGCATCAGGGCAAAGCCAAAGATCAGACCCGGTGCCAGACCCGCCGCCCACAGCAGCCCCGCCGCCAGCACAATACAGATCAGCGACAGCAAAAGCGCCGCGCGATTGTCCACCCGCGTTTCATTCAGCATCAGCAGCACGCGCCCCGCCACCTGTGCCGGACCGATGCAGCTTGCCGCCAGAACGGCCAGCGCCGCCCCTGCGCCGCGATCGGCAAACAGCGTCAGGGCATAGGTGATCAGCAGCGCATGATTCAGCCAGACGGCCCCGAACACCGCCGCAACCAGCCAGAAGGCCGGTCGCCGCAAGGCCGCGCGCAGCGCATCGGGTTCTGGCGGCGGTCGCCTGTTGTCCGCGCGCTCCATCCGTCGCAAGCGGCGCACGCCCCACAGATTTGCAGGCACCGCCCCCGCCACCACGATGGCGGCAAAGGCGATCAGAGCGCCGCGCCCGCCGAAGGCCCGCCCCAGCATATCGCCCAACGGAAAGGCCAGCGTCGAGGCAAAGCCGGCAACCAGCGTTACCCGCGTGATCGCGGCCCGCGCGCCATCGCCCAGACGGCGGGTCAGAAAGGCAAAACAGGTCTCATAAAGGCTGCCCGATTGCGCAACGCCGATCAGCGCCCACAGCAGCAGCCAGACGCCGGGCGTCGGCGCAAAGGCCAGCCCGGCCAGCGCGACCGCCCCGATCAGCGGCAACAGGGTCAGCATCTCGCCGCCCCAGCCGCGATCCACCAGCCGCCCGGTCACGGGGGTGAGCACTGCCGTGATCAGAAAGGCCAGCGTCGGCCCGGCGGCAAGCTGCGCCTTGCTCCAGCCGGTTGCCACCTCCAGATCGGGCAGCAGGGCGGCGAAACTGTAATAGAGCGCGGCATAGGTGAGGGTCTGGCCCACGGCCAGCAACCAGACGGCCAGCCCTTCACCGCGCAAGATTACAGCCCGTAGAGCGCGCCGAACTTGGCGTCGAGGTAATCCAGCAGCGGCGCCTCGGTCGGGGCAAAACCACAGGCCTGCGTGATCACGTCGCGCGGAGCCATCAACCCGCCATGGCGCTGCACATTCTCACGCAGCCAGCCGGTTGCCGCCGTCACATCGCCGCGCGCCAGCTGATCATCCAGATCGGGCAGGGCCGCGCGCAGGGCCTGATGCAGACAGCCCGCATAGACATTGCCCAGCGTATAGGTCGGGAAATAGCCGAACAGACCACAGGACCAATGCACGTCCTGCAAGACACCATGCGCCGGCCGATCCACCGCCACGCCGAAATCGGCGGCGAAACGGTCATTCCACGCCGCCTCCAGATCGGCCACTTGCAGATCACCCCGGATCAGCGCGCGTTCCAGATCGAAACGCATCATCACATGCAGGTTGTAATGTACCTCATCGGCCTCGGTGCGGATGAAGCCGGGCTGCACGCGGTTGACGATGCGGGTGAACTCTTCCGGGCTCGACACGCCGAAATCCCCGAACCTGTCCAGCATCTGCCGGAACATCCAGCCGGTGAAGGCCGGGCTGCGGCCCAGCTGGTTTTCATAGATCCGGCTCTGGCTTTCATGCACGCCCATCGACGCGCCATTGCCCAGCGGCGTCAGCAGGTAATCGGGGTCGATGCCCAGTTCGTAACAGGCGTGGCCGACCTCGTGGATGGTGGAGTAGAAGCAGTTGAACGGATCGGTTTCCACCACCCGCGTGGTGATGCGCACATCATTGCCCGAGCCAGAGCTGAACGGATGCACCGCCAGATCGAGCCTGCCGCGGGTAAAATCATACCCAAAGCGGGCGGCCAGATCGCGCGAAAACCGCAGCTGCGCCGGTTCGCCGAAATGCCCGTTGAGCGGCGCGGGGGCGGGCTTGTCCAGCACCGCCGCGCGCAGCCGCACCAGACGCGGGCGCATCCGATCAAACATCGCCGCCGTGCTGGCCGCCGTCGCCCCCGGTTCGTAATCATCCATCAGCGCATCATAAAGATCGCCGCCCTGCGCCAGCGCCGCCGCTTCTTGCTGCTTCAGCGCAATCACCTCGGCCAGCGTCGGCAGGAAATCCCCGATCTTTTCGGCCGCCCGCGCCTCGGCCCAGATGCCCTGTGCGGTCGAGGTCACGCGCGCCAGCGCCTGCGCCAGATCGGCGGGCACCTTGGTTGCCCGATCAAAGCTGCGGCGGATCAGCCGCAATTGCGCATGGGCCTCGTCATCCTCCGGCTCTGCCGCTTCCAGCCAGTCGGCAAGGCGCGGATCGGTGCGTCGGGCGTGCAGCACACCTTCCATCGCGCCCATTTCCTCGCCGCGCTGATCGGCGGCACCGCGCGGCATCATGGTTTCCTGATCCCAGCCCAGACGGCCGGCAATCTGCGCCAGCGCCTCGGTTTCACGCTGGAACGCCATCAGATCATCATAGGCCGTCATCACTGGGTTCCTTTGCGGATCGACCCGGCCACCGGGTATTGCGACAGATAACGCGCGCGCAGGATCAGCACCCACAGCAGGATCGCGCCGATCTGATGGGTGATGGCCACATGCGGATGCGCGGCGGTCAGCACCGTGGCAATGCCCAGCGCCATCTGCGCCACCAGCATGGCAAACAGCGCATGGAACGCCGCGCGGGTGGTGCCATGGGCAGAGGCGCGGCCCCGCAGCCAGACCACCACCCCAAAGGCAAACAGCAGATAACCGGACATCCGGTGAATGAACTGCACAAGGCCCGGATTTTCAAAGAACGCAGCCCAGGTCGGGCGGCCCGGCACATAAAAGGCGTCCGCCGGGAAAAACTGGCCGTTCATCAGCGGCCAGGTGGGAAAGCCCCGGCCCGCGTCAATGCCTGCGACCAGCGCGCCCAGCAGGATCTGCAGAAACGCGAAATGCATCAAGCCGGTCGACAGGCTGAACAGCTTGGCCTCGCGGTTGCGCCGCGCCTGCAACAGCGCGCTTTCACTGCGGCCCAGCAGCAGCACATACCAGGCAATCAGCCCGAAGATCAGGAAGGCAAGGCCCAGATGCACCGCCAGCCGATAGGAGGCGACATCAACCCGGTCGCCCTCCAGCCCCGAGGACACCATCCACCAGCCGATCGCGCCCTGCGCGCCGCCCAGCGCGCCCAGCACCAGCAAGCGGCCCGTCCAGCCTGCCGGGATTTTCTTCGTCACCAGAAAGCCCAGGAACCCCAGCGCCCAGACCAGCCCGATCACCCGGCCAAGCTGGCGATGCCCCCATTCCCACCAGAAGATGGATTTGAAGGCTTCAAGGCTCATGCCCTTGTTCTGAAGCTGATATTCCGGGCTGGCCTGATATTTGGCGAATTCCGCCGCCCAGGCCGCATCATCCAGCGGCGGCAGGGCCCCGGTCACGGGTTTCCATTCGGTGATCGACAAGCCGCTGTCGGTCAGCCGGGTCATGCCGCCGACCACGATCATCACCGCCACCAGTGCAAAGATCACCACCAGCCAGATGCGGATGGCACCGCGCGCGCCGGCGGTGCCCCTGTCGATCAGCCCCGGTTGTGGCAGGGGGGCGGCCTTGCCGCTGCTGCCGACCTCCTCAAAAATGCTGCGCTTTTGTGCCATCGGCGTCTCCTTCATCGCGGCGGAGACTAGGGCCGCAGCGGTCAGGGTTCAAGGGAGCGCCTTGCCACAAAGGCAACAAGCGGTGTCGGCGCTCCCCGCCGTGCGGCGGATCAGAACAGGAAGTCTTCGCCCTCCAGCGACGACATCCGGGTATCGTCGATCCGCAGGCTGTGGCTGCCCAGTGTCAGCACCACGTCATCGCCCTGCTGCACCATCCGGGCGCGGATGTCCGAGAAATCGTCCAGCGCAGTAAAGCTGCGCAGGTTGATCTGGTCATCGCCGCTTTCAAAATCGGTGATGCGGTCGCGGCCAGCGGTGAACACGAAAGTATCTGCGCCTTCGCCGCCCGACATGAGATCATTGCCCGACCCGCCGTTCAGCGTATCATTGCCCTCGCCGCCGATCAGGCGGTCTGTGCCATCCTCGCCCAGCATCAGGTCGTCGCCCTCGCCGCCCAGCACCGTATCATTGCCGGTGCCTGCGGTAATGCGGTCATTGCCGGACCCGGCATCAAGGGAATCGGCCCCGGTGCCGCCGCCCAGCGTGTCATTGCCTTCGCCCGCGCGGATCGTGTCATTGCCCGCACCGCCATAGAGCGCGTCATTGCCGCTTTCATCGGTCAGCAGGTCATCACCCGCGTCGCCCCACAGCCGGTCCTCGCCCTTGCCGCCGATCACCGTATCACGGCCATCGCCGCCATACAGCCGGTCCTCGTCATCATTGCCTTCGACACGATCATTGCCGCCATAACCATAGATCGTGTCCGCGCCATCTAGCCCGCGCAGAATATCGTCCTGAGCCGTGCCAGTCAGACGGTTTGCCGAATCGTTGCCGTTTTTGCGTACCATTGGGTCACTCTCCTGTGCCGATCTCCACCCCTGCATGGGGGTGTCACAGGAAGAACGCGCCCGGCTCCGGTTTTATTCCGTCTGATCCGGATTTCTTTTCGAGGCCCGCTGCCCGCCCTCGCCCAGCTTGTAGGCAATCTGGCGCAGCATGCCGTGAAAGGTGCGCACTTCGGCCTGTGTCAGCGGCAGCCGCGACCACATATTGCGCAGCGACACCTTCATGCCGGGGGCCTTGGCCTCGGGGTAGAAAAAGCCCGCGAGGTCCAACCGCTCTTCAAAATGTTCGGCCAGTTTTTCGATCTCGTGCAGCCCGGCAAATTCGGTGCGGGCAAAGCTCTGCACTTCGGGCGGCACCTCGTTTTTCTGGCGCTGCCATTCATAGCCCATCAGCAACACACATTGCGCAAGGTTGAGCGAGGCAAACTCAGGGTTCACCGGCACGGTGACGATGGCATTTGCCAGCACCACATCCTCGTTCTCCAGCCCTGCGCGTTCGGGGCCAAACAGGATGCCCACCTTCTTGCCTTCGGCGGCAAGGGCGCGGGTCATCTCCATCGCGCGTTCGGGGGTGACGATGGGTTTGGTCAGCTCGCGCCCGCGGGCGGTGGTGGCAAAGACGAAATCGCAATCGGCAATCGCCCGCGCCACATCGGGAAACAGGCCCGCATTGTCCAGCACCCGGCCCGCGCCGCTGGCCATCGCCGCCGCTTTCGGGTTGGGCCAGCCATCGCGCGGGGCCACGATGCGCATCCGGGTCAGCCCGAAATTCAGCATCGCCCGCGCCGCGCCGCCGATATTCTCGCCCATCTGCGGGCGGACAAGGATCATGGCGGGTTCGATCATGCTGGCTTCCGTCTGGCGTTTCGGTCGCGGCCTGATACGCTGTCGGGGCCAAGGAAACAAGGTTGGCGCATATCTGCGGTTTCCGCCCCGCCGAAAGTAGCCAAAGCCCGGAAAACCCGGTAAAGGGCAGCAAAACCGTTGTCAGGAAACAGCATGTCCGAAGCCGAGCGCCCGCAGATCTATCTTGTCACCCCGCCGGAATTTGATCTGGAGGTCTTTCCGCAACGGCTTGCCGCCGTGCTGGACAGCACCGAGGTTGCCTGCGTGCGTCTGGCGCTGGCCAGCCGCGACGAAGACCGCGTGGCCCGCGCCGCCGATGCGCTGCGCGATGTGGCCCATGCCCGCGACGTGGCGCTGGTGATCGAAAAGCATGTGCTGCTGGTCGAACGGCTGGGGCTGGACGGTGTGCATCTGACCGATGGCGCGCGCGGCCTACGCAATCTGCGCAAGGATCTGGGCGAAGAGGCGATCATCGGTGCCTTCTGCGGCGTCACCCGGCATGAAGGTATCGCCGCAGCGGAATCGGGGGCCGACTACGTCGCCTTTGGTCCGGTCGGTGCCACGCCGCTGGGCGACGGTAGCGTGGCCGACACCGATCTGTTCCAGTGGTGGTCGGAAATGATCGAGGTGCCGGTGGTGGCCGAAGGCGCCGTTTCGGTGGAACTGGTCGAAAAGCTGGGGCCTTTCACCGATTTCTTCGGCATCGGCGAAGAAATCTGGGGCAGCGACGATCCGGCCAAGGCGCTGGCGGTGCTGCTGGCCCCGCTGGGCTGATCTGCCTGATTTTTAGGCATACAGCCGCCATCCGCACAGCCCGCAGGCAGATTTCCCCGCATAATCTGCCAATTCCTGCGTCTCGCACAGAGGTTTTCCCTTGCGTGACGCGGGCGGCTACGGTCTGCCGATAACAGGCAACCTACAACTTCGGGGACACCATGGCGATTTATGCAAGCATCCACCACCTGACGCATTACCGCTATGACAGGCCGGTGGTGCTGGGCCCGCAGATCATCCGCCTGCGCCCCGCGCCGCAATCGCGGACCAAGGTGATTTCGCACAGCCTCAAGGTCTCGCCGGGCGGGCATTTCGTGAACCACCAGCAGGATCCCTATGGCAACTGGCTGGCGCGCTTCGTCTTTCCCGAACCCGTGACCGAATTCAAGATCGAGGTCGATCTGGTGGCCGACATGTCGGTCTACAACCCGTTCGACTTTTTCGTGGAAGACAGCGCCGAAACCTTCCCGTTCGAATATCCCGCCGATCTTGCCGAAGATCTGGTGATCTACCGCACGCCGGAACCGGCAGGGCCGATGCTGGCGGCATTTCTCGCCACCATTCCGCGCACACCGATGCGCAGCATTGATTTCCTTGTCGGGCTGAATGCGCGCATCGCGGGCGACATCAATTATACCATCCGCATGGAACCGGGGGTGCAGACCCCCGAAGAAACGCTGGACAAGGGCTTTGCATCCTGCCGCGATTCAAGCTGGCTGCTGGTGCAGGCGCTGCGCCATCTAGGCATCGCGGCGCGGTTCGTCTCGGGCTATCTGATCCAACTGAAACCCGATGTGAAGGCACTTGACGGTCCCTCGGGCACCGAGGTTGATTTTACCGATCTGCACGCCTGGGTCGAAGCCTATCTGCCCGGCGCGGGCTGGATCGGGCTGGATCCGACCTCGGGCCTGCTGACCGGCGAAAGCCATATCCCGCTGGCCGCAACCCCCCATTACCGCAATGCCGCACCGATTTCGGGCCTGGCCAGCTTTGCCGAGGTGGAGTTCGGCTTTGACATGAAGGTGAGGCGCGTGTCGGAACACCCGCGCATCACCAAGCCCTTCAGCGACGAGGCCTGGGACAATCTGAACGCCGTGGGCCGCAAGGTGGATGCGGCGCTGGCCGAAGGCGATGTGCGGCTGACCATGGGCGGCGAGCCGACCTTCGTGTCGATCGACGATTTCGAGGCCGAGGAATGGAACACCGGGGCGGTTGGCCCGATGAAGCGCGATCTGGCGGATCAGCTGATCCGGCGCATCCGCACCCGTTTTGCCCCCGGCGGCTTCCTGCATTACGGGCAGGGCAAATGGTATCCGGGCGAGACGCTGCCGCGCTGGACGTTCTCGCTTTACTGGCGGCGCGAC
Encoded here:
- a CDS encoding MFS transporter, yielding MRGEGLAVWLLAVGQTLTYAALYYSFAALLPDLEVATGWSKAQLAAGPTLAFLITAVLTPVTGRLVDRGWGGEMLTLLPLIGAVALAGLAFAPTPGVWLLLWALIGVAQSGSLYETCFAFLTRRLGDGARAAITRVTLVAGFASTLAFPLGDMLGRAFGGRGALIAFAAIVVAGAVPANLWGVRRLRRMERADNRRPPPEPDALRAALRRPAFWLVAAVFGAVWLNHALLITYALTLFADRGAGAALAVLAASCIGPAQVAGRVLLMLNETRVDNRAALLLSLICIVLAAGLLWAAGLAPGLIFGFALMQGAGAGLLSILRPVLLAEKLGRRGFGAISGAVAVAPILATAAGPSLGALLLGWGGATAVYATCLGLGLLGFGLGVLLVRCPAPEQG
- a CDS encoding carboxypeptidase M32, translated to MTAYDDLMAFQRETEALAQIAGRLGWDQETMMPRGAADQRGEEMGAMEGVLHARRTDPRLADWLEAAEPEDDEAHAQLRLIRRSFDRATKVPADLAQALARVTSTAQGIWAEARAAEKIGDFLPTLAEVIALKQQEAAALAQGGDLYDALMDDYEPGATAASTAAMFDRMRPRLVRLRAAVLDKPAPAPLNGHFGEPAQLRFSRDLAARFGYDFTRGRLDLAVHPFSSGSGNDVRITTRVVETDPFNCFYSTIHEVGHACYELGIDPDYLLTPLGNGASMGVHESQSRIYENQLGRSPAFTGWMFRQMLDRFGDFGVSSPEEFTRIVNRVQPGFIRTEADEVHYNLHVMMRFDLERALIRGDLQVADLEAAWNDRFAADFGVAVDRPAHGVLQDVHWSCGLFGYFPTYTLGNVYAGCLHQALRAALPDLDDQLARGDVTAATGWLRENVQRHGGLMAPRDVITQACGFAPTEAPLLDYLDAKFGALYGL
- the ctaA gene encoding heme A synthase, with amino-acid sequence MAQKRSIFEEVGSSGKAAPLPQPGLIDRGTAGARGAIRIWLVVIFALVAVMIVVGGMTRLTDSGLSITEWKPVTGALPPLDDAAWAAEFAKYQASPEYQLQNKGMSLEAFKSIFWWEWGHRQLGRVIGLVWALGFLGFLVTKKIPAGWTGRLLVLGALGGAQGAIGWWMVSSGLEGDRVDVASYRLAVHLGLAFLIFGLIAWYVLLLGRSESALLQARRNREAKLFSLSTGLMHFAFLQILLGALVAGIDAGRGFPTWPLMNGQFFPADAFYVPGRPTWAAFFENPGLVQFIHRMSGYLLFAFGVVVWLRGRASAHGTTRAAFHALFAMLVAQMALGIATVLTAAHPHVAITHQIGAILLWVLILRARYLSQYPVAGSIRKGTQ
- a CDS encoding calcium-binding protein, whose translation is MVRKNGNDSANRLTGTAQDDILRGLDGADTIYGYGGNDRVEGNDDEDRLYGGDGRDTVIGGKGEDRLWGDAGDDLLTDESGNDALYGGAGNDTIRAGEGNDTLGGGTGADSLDAGSGNDRITAGTGNDTVLGGEGDDLMLGEDGTDRLIGGEGNDTLNGGSGNDLMSGGEGADTFVFTAGRDRITDFESGDDQINLRSFTALDDFSDIRARMVQQGDDVVLTLGSHSLRIDDTRMSSLEGEDFLF
- a CDS encoding RNA methyltransferase; its protein translation is MIEPAMILVRPQMGENIGGAARAMLNFGLTRMRIVAPRDGWPNPKAAAMASGAGRVLDNAGLFPDVARAIADCDFVFATTARGRELTKPIVTPERAMEMTRALAAEGKKVGILFGPERAGLENEDVVLANAIVTVPVNPEFASLNLAQCVLLMGYEWQRQKNEVPPEVQSFARTEFAGLHEIEKLAEHFEERLDLAGFFYPEAKAPGMKVSLRNMWSRLPLTQAEVRTFHGMLRQIAYKLGEGGQRASKRNPDQTE
- a CDS encoding thiamine phosphate synthase yields the protein MSEAERPQIYLVTPPEFDLEVFPQRLAAVLDSTEVACVRLALASRDEDRVARAADALRDVAHARDVALVIEKHVLLVERLGLDGVHLTDGARGLRNLRKDLGEEAIIGAFCGVTRHEGIAAAESGADYVAFGPVGATPLGDGSVADTDLFQWWSEMIEVPVVAEGAVSVELVEKLGPFTDFFGIGEEIWGSDDPAKALAVLLAPLG